In one window of Methanosarcina vacuolata Z-761 DNA:
- a CDS encoding NosD domain-containing protein, whose product MERKFTQAILIISLFIPWTVITQAEAAVVIVNNSGDNNSGAGNYTSIQEAINNAHDGDTVLVSPGVYSENIIVNKKLTILSHAMLSGSQTNRTYIISTASDNAVFSISSDNVTINGFHIAGGPFEKNTSQEVGLYLEGVRNCSLKNNTLILTDKGIVLKNSQDNYLNGNLVSFGNEGVVLDNSEENVLSNNWVMKNNQGISLNNSFNNTLVNNTAGSNGVGILLQTSQGNKLAYNLILKNEYGVLGQKAWSNILTNNNLYLNDIGVDLRSSSNNSFYENEFINFLNAVDEGNNIWNSSSAGNFWNDHTGIDSDGNGVIDNQYVINHIIGAIDYMPMVNMPMVNRISSGNSSRALGANGNILLSLFEKKYPENSASNRKKGVVIETTELGQINKFLERGPVFLKLGAEWCGACQSMKPIIDELASRYGDRATIMSININKNPQLATYFDVGYIPDSSMIMGIENGTYVYMQLDGNITTDRVKARIVGLKDKEVYEKVLGNALAYKEKDKSG is encoded by the coding sequence ATGGAAAGGAAATTCACTCAGGCTATTCTCATAATTTCCCTATTTATACCTTGGACAGTAATTACTCAAGCTGAGGCTGCGGTTGTAATTGTAAATAACAGTGGAGATAATAACAGTGGAGCTGGAAATTATACTTCGATCCAGGAAGCTATCAATAATGCACATGACGGGGATACAGTCCTTGTTAGCCCTGGTGTATACAGTGAAAATATAATAGTCAACAAGAAACTTACAATTCTCTCCCATGCCATGCTCTCAGGCAGCCAGACTAACCGCACTTATATTATAAGTACAGCTTCTGACAATGCGGTCTTCAGTATCAGCTCAGATAATGTGACGATAAACGGTTTTCATATTGCAGGAGGTCCTTTCGAAAAGAATACATCTCAGGAGGTTGGACTTTACCTTGAAGGTGTAAGAAACTGTTCTTTAAAGAACAATACGCTGATACTAACTGATAAGGGGATTGTTCTCAAGAATTCTCAGGACAACTACCTTAATGGAAACCTTGTAAGCTTCGGGAATGAGGGAGTTGTGCTTGATAATTCAGAGGAGAATGTACTGTCAAACAATTGGGTAATGAAAAATAATCAGGGAATTTCGCTGAATAATTCCTTTAACAATACTCTTGTTAACAACACAGCAGGTTCAAACGGAGTGGGCATTCTCCTTCAAACATCTCAGGGAAATAAGCTTGCTTATAACCTCATTTTGAAAAATGAATATGGGGTTCTCGGCCAGAAAGCATGGTCCAATATTTTAACCAATAACAATCTTTACCTTAATGACATTGGTGTGGACCTCAGGAGTTCATCAAATAATTCGTTCTATGAAAATGAATTTATTAACTTTCTGAATGCCGTAGACGAAGGAAATAATATATGGAACAGTAGCTCGGCAGGTAATTTCTGGAATGATCATACAGGGATAGATTCCGATGGAAATGGTGTAATTGATAATCAGTACGTCATTAACCATATCATCGGAGCAATTGACTATATGCCTATGGTAAATATGCCTATGGTAAATAGGATTTCTTCAGGCAATAGCTCCAGAGCTTTGGGAGCTAATGGCAACATTTTGTTGTCGCTATTTGAAAAAAAATACCCCGAAAACTCAGCGAGTAACCGCAAAAAAGGAGTTGTTATCGAAACAACCGAACTTGGACAGATAAACAAATTCCTTGAGAGAGGCCCGGTCTTTTTGAAACTTGGAGCTGAATGGTGTGGAGCCTGCCAATCTATGAAACCTATTATCGATGAGCTGGCTTCCAGGTACGGAGATAGAGCAACAATAATGTCCATAAATATAAACAAAAATCCTCAACTTGCAACTTATTTTGATGTCGGCTATATTCCAGACTCTTCCATGATTATGGGTATTGAAAATGGAACATATGTTTACATGCAGCTAGATGGGAATATTACCACAGATAGAGTAAAGGCAAGAATTGTTGGACTGAAAGACAAAGAAGTGTACGAAAAAGTTCTGGGAAACGCCCTTGCCTATAAAGAAAAAGACAAATCGGGATGA
- a CDS encoding ATP-binding protein, whose translation MICSHHNFFQNAPDLIPREIFPCCSVEGSEIKLISGPTHAGKTTFMSQVASNMVGVKIYIDFEDRQIPEPVSGDLQAIEETAAEIRKKETEDGEGRIFYFFDEIQNLQGWENWVDRLHRQGAEIYLTSSRSKLINEFSSRFSGRCKILRLFPFSFREYLQIKGNRIAEPNFLTPSSSDELLCMFLQYFENGGFPDVIKKDDISLSRKYFEEELKKGAAAGYDVQKLKKLVIFLISNMASEYSPDTLKKISGIESGELINTYLDYLEDIFLLYRVPKLNSLQESGKEKDVPCKIYAGDTGLFKAVYPGYPDSLGLRFENLVFLELLRREKQVFYFRNQRECDFIIKEKDSQKVSAAIQISVCFGNPAVMEREILGLTEAMDEYGLEEGLILTMDEEETIRVNGKNGKKIVMVKSVWKWMLE comes from the coding sequence ATGATCTGCAGTCACCACAATTTTTTTCAAAATGCCCCGGATTTAATCCCCAGAGAGATCTTCCCTTGCTGTTCCGTGGAAGGCAGTGAAATTAAACTCATCTCTGGACCCACTCATGCAGGTAAAACCACTTTCATGAGCCAGGTTGCCAGTAATATGGTTGGAGTAAAAATTTATATTGATTTTGAAGATAGGCAGATACCGGAGCCGGTATCTGGAGATTTACAGGCTATTGAGGAGACTGCAGCCGAAATCCGCAAAAAAGAAACTGAAGACGGAGAAGGGCGAATTTTCTACTTTTTTGATGAAATCCAGAATCTTCAGGGTTGGGAGAACTGGGTTGACAGGCTTCACAGGCAGGGGGCAGAAATTTATCTAACTTCATCGAGATCAAAATTAATAAATGAGTTTTCTTCCAGGTTTTCAGGTAGATGTAAAATTTTAAGGCTTTTTCCTTTCTCTTTCAGGGAATACCTGCAGATTAAAGGTAACAGAATAGCAGAGCCTAATTTTCTAACGCCATCAAGCAGTGATGAGCTATTATGCATGTTTTTGCAGTATTTCGAAAACGGTGGTTTTCCGGATGTAATCAAAAAAGATGACATCAGTCTTTCCCGTAAATATTTTGAAGAAGAGTTGAAAAAAGGCGCTGCAGCCGGATATGATGTCCAGAAGTTAAAAAAGCTTGTCATATTTCTAATTTCGAACATGGCTTCGGAATATTCCCCCGACACCCTGAAAAAAATTAGTGGAATCGAAAGCGGGGAACTCATAAACACCTATCTGGACTATCTAGAAGACATTTTCTTACTTTACAGGGTCCCAAAACTCAACAGCCTCCAGGAAAGCGGGAAGGAAAAAGACGTTCCCTGTAAGATTTATGCAGGCGATACCGGCCTTTTCAAAGCAGTATATCCCGGTTACCCCGACAGCCTTGGACTGAGATTTGAAAACCTTGTGTTCCTTGAACTGCTGAGAAGGGAAAAACAGGTATTCTACTTCCGGAACCAAAGAGAATGTGATTTTATCATTAAGGAAAAAGACAGCCAGAAAGTTTCGGCTGCAATTCAGATTTCGGTTTGCTTCGGAAACCCTGCAGTAATGGAAAGAGAAATTCTGGGGCTTACGGAAGCTATGGACGAGTACGGCCTTGAAGAGGGGCTTATTCTGACAATGGACGAAGAAGAGACCATTAGAGTTAATGGCAAAAACGGAAAAAAAATAGTCATGGTTAAATCAGTGTGGAAATGGATGCTGGAATAA
- a CDS encoding APC family permease: MSSDHYPSHPQTDLNPAGDCSRAHCEPKELERSIDWKQGLAIALGVPLLILPSIGYFTGYVWAFSIILWGLTILLGFIQNLAFGELATVFPKASGLPGYTQTVFGSNSNKINQGKFKFGKFIGGFSAWSYWFGWSPVLAIYAILIGDYFQGLIPALAVIPKTFLSLLVGGFIFGSLAVINSKGLKNGARAGYVLAVVSLIPLMVITLAPFLTGDFHIANITGSWFPVDWTWDLQHVLIIFGLFAMAEWSACAWETAAIYGPEYKNPNTDTPKALLVCGGICLVLYILVQTSVIGTLGVDQVIAQPVSPMLPLANISLGSLGASISIIMLIGAMLLIIQTAFLSSARSIYSMSIQGNLPAFLSKLNSHGHPMNAMAADAMFNMCLILLGNPTAILAASAIGYMCANGISLYTYFKVRNDPEFSRLERPFKAPRGWKNVALATAILNVPFFLVGIIYLNSLELGWATTGVGFFVLCLYIPLWFYSQREAKEGKAAEKDVILGEISV; the protein is encoded by the coding sequence ATGAGCAGTGACCATTATCCTTCCCATCCTCAAACTGACCTGAATCCAGCAGGAGATTGCAGCAGGGCACACTGCGAGCCAAAGGAGCTTGAAAGAAGTATTGACTGGAAGCAAGGGCTTGCAATAGCTCTTGGCGTTCCTTTGTTAATCCTACCGTCGATAGGTTACTTTACAGGCTATGTCTGGGCTTTTTCAATAATATTATGGGGCCTGACTATTTTACTCGGCTTTATCCAGAACCTCGCATTCGGAGAGCTTGCAACGGTTTTTCCTAAGGCATCGGGTTTGCCAGGTTATACCCAAACCGTTTTTGGCTCAAATTCGAATAAAATTAATCAAGGAAAATTTAAGTTTGGTAAATTCATAGGTGGTTTCAGCGCCTGGAGTTACTGGTTCGGCTGGAGTCCTGTGCTTGCAATTTATGCGATCCTGATAGGGGACTACTTTCAGGGCTTGATACCAGCCCTTGCCGTAATCCCCAAGACTTTCCTTTCCTTATTGGTAGGTGGATTTATTTTTGGCTCCCTTGCAGTTATAAATTCAAAAGGACTCAAGAATGGAGCAAGAGCAGGGTACGTCTTAGCGGTAGTCTCTTTGATTCCTCTTATGGTTATTACACTTGCTCCATTCCTCACAGGGGACTTTCATATTGCTAATATCACAGGCTCTTGGTTCCCTGTTGACTGGACCTGGGACCTGCAACATGTACTCATCATTTTCGGGCTTTTCGCAATGGCAGAATGGAGTGCTTGTGCCTGGGAAACAGCAGCAATTTACGGGCCAGAATACAAGAACCCTAATACTGATACTCCAAAAGCACTACTAGTCTGCGGAGGAATTTGTCTTGTGCTTTATATACTGGTTCAGACATCTGTAATAGGCACTCTTGGAGTTGATCAAGTAATTGCCCAGCCTGTGTCTCCTATGCTTCCTCTTGCAAATATCTCTCTAGGTTCTCTTGGGGCTTCCATCTCGATAATAATGCTTATCGGAGCCATGCTACTGATTATCCAAACTGCATTTCTCTCCTCGGCAAGGTCAATTTATTCAATGTCAATTCAAGGCAATCTTCCCGCATTTCTAAGCAAACTGAACTCTCACGGACACCCGATGAATGCAATGGCTGCAGATGCCATGTTCAATATGTGTTTAATTCTTTTGGGAAATCCTACTGCAATTCTTGCAGCTTCTGCAATCGGGTATATGTGTGCTAACGGAATCAGTCTCTATACGTATTTCAAAGTAAGGAATGACCCTGAGTTCTCAAGGTTAGAAAGACCCTTTAAAGCCCCACGCGGCTGGAAAAACGTAGCACTGGCAACGGCAATTTTGAATGTTCCCTTCTTTCTTGTAGGGATAATTTACCTCAACAGCCTTGAACTAGGCTGGGCTACTACAGGGGTAGGTTTTTTCGTGCTTTGTCTCTACATCCCACTCTGGTTTTATTCCCAGAGAGAAGCAAAAGAAGGAAAAGCTGCGGAAAAAGATGTCATTCTTGGTGAAATTTCAGTGTAA
- the mtbC gene encoding dimethylamine corrinoid protein MtbC has protein sequence MADTEGLLLEIADAVISCKKEKVIETVGKAKLKLPPEEIIEKGLSSGMNQVGTLFERGKLFLPHVMMAADAMTAGVKLLEEDLPAGTQEKKLGVIVNGTVEGDVHDIGKSIVSTMLQSSGFEVYDLGRDVPTRNFVEKAKEVNADMIGISALMTTTLQGQREVIELLKEEGLRGKVKVMVGGAPATQSWADKIGADCYAENASEAVAKAKELLL, from the coding sequence ATGGCAGATACAGAAGGATTACTCCTCGAGATTGCTGATGCGGTAATCTCCTGTAAAAAGGAAAAAGTAATCGAAACGGTAGGAAAAGCGAAGTTAAAGCTCCCCCCAGAAGAGATCATAGAAAAAGGGCTCTCGTCAGGCATGAACCAGGTAGGAACTCTTTTTGAGAGAGGGAAACTTTTCCTGCCCCATGTGATGATGGCAGCCGACGCAATGACTGCCGGGGTAAAGCTGCTTGAAGAAGATTTGCCAGCAGGCACACAGGAAAAGAAACTGGGGGTTATCGTAAACGGAACTGTCGAGGGCGACGTCCACGATATCGGCAAGTCAATAGTCTCTACTATGCTCCAGTCCTCAGGTTTTGAAGTTTATGATCTTGGCAGGGATGTGCCTACAAGGAATTTCGTAGAAAAGGCAAAGGAAGTCAATGCTGATATGATCGGCATTTCCGCCCTTATGACGACGACCCTTCAGGGGCAGAGGGAGGTAATTGAACTCCTCAAGGAAGAAGGGCTCAGAGGCAAAGTAAAGGTTATGGTAGGCGGAGCCCCTGCAACCCAGTCCTGGGCTGACAAAATCGGTGCAGACTGCTATGCTGAAAACGCAAGCGAAGCCGTGGCAAAAGCAAAAGAACTGCTGCTATGA
- a CDS encoding class I SAM-dependent methyltransferase, translating into MEVESRKKMKKTHMGPKNTWEGFFKDKTHGGHRYSSEEFLAMEAREKLFHLDGGKTLLDFGCGSAELLTYYAPEYDQLLGVDFSPSMLGEASKRISQRKCNNIDLILADHETLWENLDSNFDRITAAGVIQYLTFQEIDDFIAKASEYLSTDGKIVFFDILDPRLYPLWKLGVFAPNAGLLKALYRVGCDFQSSILSALKNRPRNIYGFTHNPYKIQKIANKHDLEMRYIQSMYYEYKYHAIMGRVPEL; encoded by the coding sequence ATGGAAGTAGAAAGTAGAAAAAAGATGAAAAAAACACATATGGGGCCAAAGAATACTTGGGAAGGCTTTTTTAAAGATAAGACACACGGAGGGCACAGATATTCGTCTGAGGAGTTTCTTGCTATGGAAGCCAGGGAAAAACTATTCCACCTCGACGGAGGCAAAACGCTGCTTGACTTCGGGTGTGGTTCTGCAGAACTCCTGACCTACTATGCTCCTGAATATGACCAGCTTTTAGGAGTAGACTTTTCCCCATCCATGCTTGGAGAAGCAAGTAAAAGAATCAGTCAAAGAAAATGTAATAATATTGACCTTATACTTGCTGACCATGAGACACTCTGGGAAAACCTTGACTCAAACTTTGATCGAATAACTGCAGCCGGAGTGATTCAGTACTTAACGTTTCAAGAAATTGATGACTTTATTGCTAAGGCATCAGAGTATCTCAGTACAGACGGTAAAATAGTATTTTTTGACATACTGGACCCGCGATTATACCCATTGTGGAAACTAGGAGTATTTGCACCGAATGCAGGGCTTTTAAAAGCTTTGTACCGAGTAGGTTGCGATTTTCAGAGTTCAATATTGTCGGCCTTAAAAAACCGTCCGAGAAACATTTACGGTTTTACCCACAACCCTTACAAAATCCAGAAAATTGCGAACAAACACGATTTAGAGATGCGCTATATACAATCAATGTACTATGAATATAAGTATCATGCAATAATGGGTCGTGTCCCCGAATTATAG
- a CDS encoding radical SAM protein, which produces MAAPKYLKRYFKVQRDEMPSLFKITERIPVQFDPGMQLEELRKIHGNEIEEYRKLKEDLEREAAEVLDYKNANDRLAFFTRSFLELPKASPSLLDLKIAIVDRMLKKCQCCGWRCEVDRKAGEKGFCRLTDLSNYASEFLHMGEEPELVPSHTIFFTGCTFACVYCQNWDISTCHDAGIRIEPRKLAKLIDLRRMHGARNVNFVTPTPHAHTVLKIVREISVNTPVVWNSNMYHSPEIAEILEGVVDVYLGDFKYGNDVCARKYSKIKNYLEIVQPNFEFAYKTSEILLRHLVLPGHLECCTRPIAEWVAKHIPQIRFNLMFQYRPCYRAMEYPEIGRRLTQEEEVKAIDIVREAGIEDLLV; this is translated from the coding sequence ATGGCAGCCCCGAAGTACCTGAAACGTTACTTCAAGGTGCAGAGAGATGAAATGCCTTCCCTTTTTAAGATAACCGAAAGAATTCCGGTCCAGTTTGATCCAGGCATGCAGCTTGAAGAGCTAAGGAAAATTCATGGTAACGAGATCGAAGAGTACCGAAAACTCAAAGAAGACCTTGAACGAGAAGCCGCGGAAGTCCTTGACTATAAAAATGCAAATGACAGGCTGGCATTTTTTACCAGAAGCTTCCTGGAGCTTCCAAAAGCCAGTCCCTCTCTTCTTGACCTTAAAATTGCGATTGTAGACAGAATGCTGAAAAAATGCCAGTGCTGTGGGTGGCGCTGTGAGGTTGACAGGAAAGCCGGCGAAAAAGGATTCTGCAGGCTGACAGACCTTTCCAATTATGCTTCTGAGTTCCTGCACATGGGAGAAGAGCCTGAGCTTGTACCATCTCACACGATATTTTTTACAGGCTGTACCTTTGCCTGCGTTTACTGCCAGAACTGGGATATTTCGACCTGTCATGATGCTGGAATTCGAATTGAGCCCAGGAAACTTGCAAAGCTTATCGACCTCCGGAGAATGCACGGGGCAAGGAACGTAAATTTCGTTACCCCGACTCCGCACGCGCATACCGTCCTGAAGATAGTCCGGGAAATCTCTGTAAATACGCCTGTGGTCTGGAACTCAAATATGTACCATTCCCCTGAAATTGCAGAAATCCTCGAAGGGGTTGTGGATGTCTACCTTGGAGATTTCAAGTACGGAAACGATGTATGCGCCCGGAAATACTCAAAAATAAAAAATTACCTGGAAATCGTGCAGCCAAATTTCGAATTCGCCTACAAAACCTCCGAAATTCTCCTTCGCCATCTTGTGCTGCCAGGCCATCTGGAATGCTGTACAAGGCCGATTGCCGAATGGGTTGCAAAACATATCCCTCAAATCAGGTTCAACCTGATGTTCCAGTACAGGCCATGCTACCGGGCTATGGAGTATCCGGAGATTGGACGCCGCCTGACTCAGGAAGAAGAGGTTAAGGCGATCGATATTGTGAGAGAGGCAGGGATTGAGGATTTACTGGTCTGA
- a CDS encoding DMT family transporter, with the protein MEWFFLFIAGLFEAAWAIGLKYTEGFTKLYPSIFTVVCMSLSFYFLSQSLKTLPIGTSYAVWTGIGIIGTTILGVLLFNEPMDFARAFCVILIFSGIIGLRIISP; encoded by the coding sequence ATGGAATGGTTCTTTCTTTTTATCGCAGGTCTTTTTGAAGCAGCCTGGGCAATAGGTCTGAAATATACGGAAGGTTTCACGAAGCTTTATCCAAGCATCTTCACCGTCGTGTGCATGTCTCTTAGCTTCTATTTTCTTTCCCAGTCCCTGAAGACTCTGCCAATCGGAACCAGCTATGCGGTCTGGACCGGAATCGGGATTATCGGCACTACGATTCTTGGAGTCCTGCTCTTTAATGAGCCCATGGACTTTGCCAGGGCTTTCTGTGTTATTTTAATATTCTCAGGGATTATCGGGCTCAGGATAATTTCTCCATAA
- a CDS encoding SDH family Clp fold serine proteinase, producing the protein MPAGDFWGNILVTLDSTTISLWDLMSLLFVLLFLYAIIYPQSQLKQIRLRRMAKLKAMEKSHGCKVLTMIHRREAISLFGIPAYQYIDEEDAEQILRWIRKYKDYPLELILHTPGGQLHSSIQIARALRRPPKNTKVIIPHYSMSGGTIIALAANEIVMDKDAVIGPIDPQIGDFIRGMYPAPSWIYAAETKKEQSDDITLVMSDISRKALKFTRNVAKELLEGKIQPGPAGESRLDEVVEKLVSGEMIHSTPLSAGEAKEIGLVVSTDFPEDVHEFMKLFKPVKKSVEYTE; encoded by the coding sequence ATGCCCGCGGGAGACTTTTGGGGGAATATTCTGGTTACGCTTGACAGCACGACAATTAGTCTCTGGGATTTAATGTCCCTTCTGTTTGTACTTCTGTTTCTCTATGCAATAATCTACCCGCAGTCGCAGCTAAAACAAATCCGGTTGCGGCGCATGGCAAAACTGAAAGCTATGGAAAAAAGCCACGGCTGCAAGGTGCTCACTATGATTCACAGGCGGGAGGCAATCTCTCTTTTCGGGATACCGGCCTACCAGTACATAGATGAAGAAGATGCCGAGCAGATCCTGCGCTGGATAAGAAAATACAAAGATTACCCGCTTGAGCTGATCCTGCACACGCCAGGCGGTCAGCTCCATTCCAGTATCCAGATCGCACGCGCCCTGCGGCGGCCCCCGAAAAACACGAAAGTTATTATTCCTCACTATTCGATGTCAGGAGGCACAATCATCGCCCTTGCCGCAAATGAAATCGTGATGGATAAGGACGCGGTTATCGGGCCAATCGACCCCCAGATAGGAGACTTTATTCGCGGGATGTACCCTGCTCCCTCCTGGATATATGCTGCAGAAACAAAAAAGGAACAATCCGATGACATCACCCTTGTTATGAGCGATATCTCAAGAAAAGCTCTCAAATTCACCAGAAATGTTGCAAAAGAGCTTCTTGAAGGCAAAATCCAGCCAGGCCCGGCTGGGGAAAGCAGGCTCGATGAAGTGGTCGAAAAACTGGTCAGCGGAGAAATGATCCACAGCACTCCTCTCTCAGCCGGCGAGGCAAAAGAAATAGGGCTTGTTGTCAGTACGGATTTTCCGGAGGACGTGCACGAGTTTATGAAGCTCTTTAAGCCTGTAAAAAAGAGTGTGGAATACACTGAGTAA
- a CDS encoding DUF790 family protein, with the protein MLTSDLLVTRISGGKIKPVYAAFDPENLEPARLLIETFEQHIGKTYGDLLAELDGYEEMNYRFIRGLSQLLGRRTVIETDAAVDPSLAREAVFEACGGMALSPAERKEALRNAAKKLSISEKELEKALWADLEENQVVKSFVPLSPAEILKQYNISLTQTLLFRAVDLDIWIKGDFQKILWKILRSGLMYSLEDTDEETGKIDREINREINREKEGKEGKTRENFEELKAVHLHLDGPASLFRISERYGNSFAKIFPALLRSKGWRLKAGILHKGYQGKRILNFTLDDSEKFFKITPEAAVYPEALSPELQIKEEKEKYEAGKETGKETGKETGKETGKEAGKEARIEEIDAEEATYDSTLEQMFGSLSLGSWKIKREPTILKAGKYAFVPDFSLHRDGMRVYLEIVGFWTPEYLENKIEKLKQVKEPVILLIDRKLKCSEKDFPSQDVIFFDKKIPANEVMQILRKYEGKKLLEDRSRLEEMEFPISGELVNLEEIAVGKGVLPDALKEVVADRLAKAGELKEIGEFGKIRESERTGEFEKARELEEIRESGKAEEFGKVEDLEKYKNYVLLENYLIHRQLLERIDQELERPGAVETYADAVKVFEGFGLDRSLYYPVLEQLEYKVIWAGLSEESARVKKTGV; encoded by the coding sequence CTGCTCACTTCTGACCTTCTTGTAACCCGCATCTCCGGAGGGAAAATAAAGCCTGTATACGCAGCTTTTGATCCCGAAAACCTTGAACCTGCAAGGCTTCTGATAGAGACTTTCGAGCAGCATATCGGAAAAACCTATGGTGACCTTCTGGCTGAACTTGATGGTTACGAGGAAATGAATTACCGCTTTATCCGGGGTCTTTCCCAGCTGCTTGGAAGGCGCACCGTTATAGAAACAGATGCAGCTGTTGACCCGTCTCTGGCGAGAGAAGCTGTTTTTGAAGCCTGCGGAGGCATGGCACTTTCTCCTGCCGAGAGAAAAGAGGCTCTGCGAAATGCTGCAAAAAAACTTTCAATTTCGGAAAAAGAACTTGAAAAAGCACTCTGGGCGGACCTTGAGGAAAACCAGGTCGTCAAAAGTTTCGTACCTCTTTCTCCTGCAGAAATCCTAAAACAGTACAATATTTCTCTGACTCAGACTCTGCTTTTCCGTGCAGTTGACCTCGATATCTGGATAAAAGGCGATTTTCAGAAAATCCTCTGGAAAATCCTTCGTTCGGGGCTTATGTATTCCCTTGAAGATACTGATGAGGAAACAGGCAAAATCGATAGAGAAATCAATAGAGAAATCAATAGAGAAAAAGAAGGAAAGGAAGGAAAAACCAGAGAAAACTTCGAAGAATTAAAAGCCGTTCATCTGCACCTTGACGGGCCTGCCTCTCTTTTTCGGATCTCGGAGCGCTATGGGAATTCCTTTGCAAAAATCTTTCCTGCACTGCTGAGGTCAAAAGGCTGGAGGCTCAAGGCAGGCATTCTTCACAAAGGCTACCAGGGGAAACGCATCCTGAATTTTACCCTTGATGACTCAGAAAAGTTTTTCAAAATCACTCCTGAAGCAGCAGTGTACCCAGAGGCCCTTTCGCCAGAGCTTCAAATTAAAGAAGAAAAGGAAAAATATGAAGCTGGGAAAGAAACTGGGAAAGAAACCGGGAAAGAAACTGGGAAAGAAACCGGGAAAGAAGCTGGAAAAGAAGCCAGGATTGAGGAAATCGATGCCGAAGAAGCTACATATGACAGCACTCTTGAGCAGATGTTTGGCAGCCTCAGTCTGGGAAGCTGGAAAATAAAAAGGGAGCCAACGATTCTTAAAGCCGGAAAATACGCTTTTGTTCCGGACTTCTCTCTCCATAGGGACGGAATGAGGGTATACCTGGAAATAGTGGGTTTCTGGACTCCCGAATATCTGGAAAATAAGATTGAGAAGCTCAAGCAGGTAAAGGAACCTGTAATTCTCCTGATTGACAGAAAACTCAAGTGTTCTGAAAAGGATTTCCCTTCGCAGGACGTAATCTTCTTTGACAAAAAAATCCCTGCAAACGAAGTCATGCAAATACTCAGAAAGTACGAGGGAAAAAAGCTTTTAGAAGACCGGTCAAGACTGGAGGAAATGGAATTTCCAATTTCAGGAGAACTGGTAAACCTTGAGGAAATCGCAGTCGGAAAAGGAGTCCTGCCAGATGCTTTAAAGGAAGTGGTTGCAGACAGGCTCGCAAAAGCTGGAGAACTGAAAGAAATCGGGGAGTTCGGAAAAATCAGAGAATCAGAAAGAACTGGAGAGTTCGAAAAAGCAAGAGAGTTAGAAGAAATCAGGGAATCCGGAAAAGCCGAAGAATTCGGAAAGGTCGAAGATCTGGAGAAATATAAAAATTACGTACTCCTTGAAAACTACTTAATTCACAGACAACTGCTTGAGAGAATAGATCAAGAACTTGAAAGACCGGGGGCAGTAGAAACGTATGCTGATGCGGTAAAGGTTTTTGAAGGTTTCGGGCTTGACCGCAGCCTCTATTATCCAGTGCTTGAACAGCTAGAGTATAAGGTTATATGGGCAGGGCTGAGTGAGGAGAGTGCAAGGGTGAAGAAAACAGGAGTTTGA